Proteins encoded together in one Bacteroides ovatus window:
- a CDS encoding aldo/keto reductase: protein MEKVKLNNGIEMPILGYGVYQVTPEECERCVSDAISVGYRSIDTAQAYHNEEGVGNAISKCGVPREELFITTKVWISNAGYEKAKASIDESLHKLKSDYIDLLLIHQPFGDYYGTYRAMEEAYKAGKLRAIGVSNFYPDRFIDLAEFCEITPAVNQVETHVFNQQIKLQEVMKEYGTKIMSWGPFAEGRNDFFTNPTLQEIGKEYGKSVAQVALRYLIQRDIIVIPKSTHKERMIENFNVFDFSLTPDDMAAIAALDTAKTLFFSHYDPEMVKWLINYGK from the coding sequence ATGGAAAAAGTAAAATTGAACAATGGCATTGAAATGCCTATTTTAGGTTATGGTGTTTATCAGGTTACGCCTGAAGAATGTGAACGTTGCGTATCAGATGCAATCAGTGTGGGTTATCGTTCTATTGATACGGCACAAGCCTATCATAATGAAGAAGGTGTAGGAAATGCAATCAGCAAATGCGGTGTGCCACGCGAGGAACTGTTCATCACTACAAAAGTATGGATTTCAAATGCCGGTTACGAAAAAGCTAAAGCTTCTATTGATGAATCACTTCACAAATTAAAAAGTGATTATATAGACTTACTGCTCATTCATCAGCCATTCGGTGATTATTATGGAACTTACCGGGCTATGGAGGAAGCATATAAGGCTGGTAAACTCCGTGCAATCGGTGTCAGCAACTTCTATCCTGACCGCTTTATAGACTTGGCAGAATTCTGTGAAATTACTCCTGCCGTCAATCAGGTAGAGACACACGTTTTCAACCAACAGATAAAGTTGCAGGAAGTAATGAAAGAATATGGTACTAAAATTATGTCATGGGGACCGTTTGCTGAAGGACGAAACGACTTCTTCACCAACCCGACTCTCCAGGAAATCGGTAAAGAATATGGCAAATCAGTGGCACAGGTCGCACTGCGTTATCTGATTCAACGCGATATTATCGTGATTCCTAAATCGACTCATAAAGAACGTATGATTGAGAATTTCAATGTTTTCGATTTTTCGTTAACACCGGATGATATGGCGGCTATCGCTGCGCTTGATACAGCTAAAACGCTCTTTTTCTCCCACTATGATCCGGAGATGGTGAAGTGGTTGATTAATTATGGTAAATAG
- a CDS encoding IS110 family transposase produces MKVFYLGVDVSKKKLDLCLRSNGKDILYDVIPNDLSSIKSWLTRTFEKFFLSEDSLVVCAEHTGQYTYPLVCATKSIGVYLCLEDAAKIKYCHGIPRGKNDKIDACRIAMYAERYNDCLQPYTASELIIQKLKNLSTERSMLVADRAKYQSQLKDQVDYMEHSIYIAKCNRVEGIINTFTDYIAQIDLEIKELINQAPVIAHQMDLLMSVDGVGERVALKMIMETDAFTSFTDPRKFCCHAGVVPFVYVSGSSQRSKNRVSNRADKSIKHLLHMAALSVSQVKNSPLKKYYDRKVEEGKNKMSVLNAVRAKLVTIMFAVIRTDAFFSRNYQNSLA; encoded by the coding sequence ATGAAAGTTTTTTATTTAGGAGTTGATGTGAGTAAGAAAAAATTGGATTTATGTTTAAGGAGTAACGGTAAGGACATCCTTTATGATGTTATTCCTAATGATCTATCCTCTATTAAATCTTGGTTAACAAGAACGTTTGAGAAATTTTTCCTCTCTGAGGACAGTTTGGTTGTCTGTGCGGAACATACAGGGCAATATACCTATCCTTTGGTCTGTGCAACAAAAAGTATAGGAGTCTACTTATGTTTGGAAGATGCAGCTAAAATAAAATATTGTCATGGAATACCTCGTGGCAAAAATGATAAAATAGATGCCTGCCGAATAGCAATGTATGCAGAAAGATATAATGATTGCCTACAACCGTATACCGCATCAGAGCTTATAATACAAAAACTCAAAAACTTATCAACAGAACGCAGTATGCTTGTTGCAGATAGGGCTAAATATCAATCCCAGCTAAAAGATCAGGTAGACTATATGGAACACTCAATATATATTGCTAAATGCAATAGAGTTGAAGGGATTATCAATACATTTACGGATTACATAGCACAAATAGACCTTGAAATAAAAGAACTTATAAATCAGGCACCTGTCATTGCTCATCAAATGGATTTACTCATGTCTGTGGATGGAGTTGGGGAACGTGTTGCACTGAAGATGATCATGGAAACAGATGCTTTCACTTCTTTTACTGATCCCAGGAAGTTTTGCTGTCATGCAGGAGTTGTTCCGTTCGTCTATGTGTCAGGAAGTAGCCAACGTTCTAAAAATAGAGTATCTAATAGGGCTGACAAGAGCATCAAGCATTTGCTACATATGGCGGCACTATCTGTTTCACAAGTGAAAAATAGTCCATTGAAGAAATATTATGACAGAAAGGTCGAAGAGGGAAAAAATAAGATGTCGGTTCTGAATGCAGTTAGAGCGAAATTAGTTACGATTATGTTCGCTGTAATTAGGACGGATGCTTTTTTTTCGAGAAATTATCAAAATTCGCTTGCGTAA
- a CDS encoding AraC family transcriptional regulator, with amino-acid sequence MRKIMNEKLTITTSNPVRARFYEYPRFTYPWHFHSEYEIIYVEKGEGDCLVGDSIISYSKGDLILFGSELPHSMQSPPDDGEESDNEEKSELKVRGVNIQFEKDFMHYSISQYSQFIPIRNLLEDACRGIKFTITRSGKIIKLLKQIPSAKGVDQIILLLSLLQMMATSNHRKYLTTSHYTPSPSIMRNERMEKVIAYLNKHYTESIGLDEIASYTAMNPTAFCRYFKENTGKTFKEYVLDMRIGYACKLLNSSMMNISQISATCGFESPVHFNRIFKRVTGMTPTLYREQME; translated from the coding sequence ATGAGGAAGATAATGAATGAGAAGTTGACTATTACGACTTCTAATCCCGTCCGTGCCCGCTTTTATGAATATCCGCGTTTCACGTATCCGTGGCATTTTCATAGTGAGTATGAAATTATTTATGTGGAGAAGGGAGAAGGGGATTGTCTGGTGGGTGACAGCATTATCTCCTATTCAAAAGGTGATTTGATTCTTTTCGGTTCCGAACTGCCTCATAGTATGCAAAGTCCACCGGACGACGGGGAAGAATCTGATAACGAAGAAAAATCCGAACTGAAAGTAAGAGGAGTCAATATTCAGTTTGAAAAAGACTTTATGCATTATTCTATATCTCAATACTCCCAGTTTATTCCTATCAGGAATTTATTGGAGGATGCTTGCAGAGGAATTAAATTCACAATTACCCGTTCGGGGAAAATCATTAAGCTATTAAAACAAATACCTTCTGCCAAAGGAGTAGATCAAATCATCCTGTTGCTTTCACTCCTACAAATGATGGCTACCAGTAATCACAGGAAGTATCTGACTACTTCTCATTATACTCCGTCTCCTTCGATTATGCGTAATGAAAGAATGGAAAAAGTGATTGCCTATTTGAATAAACATTATACCGAGTCTATCGGTCTGGATGAAATTGCTTCTTATACAGCGATGAACCCTACTGCTTTCTGCCGATACTTTAAAGAAAACACAGGAAAAACATTCAAAGAGTATGTACTTGATATGCGTATCGGATATGCTTGTAAACTATTGAATAGTAGTATGATGAATATATCTCAAATCAGTGCTACTTGCGGATTTGAATCACCTGTACATTTTAACCGCATTTTTAAAAGGGTGACAGGAATGACACCTACTTTATATAGAGAGCAGATGGAATAA
- a CDS encoding SDR family oxidoreductase: MNELFSIAGKVAVITGAGGVLGGNIAQHFVQQGAKVVAIDIRQEQLDNRVAELKQYGDDVIGIIGNVLDIASLEKVAEEVVAKWGQIDILLNIAGGNMPGATLEPDQHFYDMDISCWEKVTNLNMNGTVYPSMIFGKVMAKQGKGCIINVSSMAAYSAITRVPGYSAAKTAVANFTQWLASEMALKYGDGIRVNAIAPGFFIGDQNRRVLINPDGTLTDRSKKVLAKTPMKRFGDIKELNGAVHFLCSEAASFVTGAMLPIDGGFSAFSGV, encoded by the coding sequence ATGAACGAATTATTTAGTATTGCCGGTAAAGTCGCTGTTATTACCGGAGCAGGTGGTGTACTGGGTGGAAATATTGCCCAACACTTTGTACAGCAAGGAGCAAAAGTAGTAGCTATTGACATTCGTCAGGAGCAACTGGACAACCGCGTGGCTGAACTTAAGCAATACGGTGACGATGTAATCGGTATCATTGGTAATGTACTTGACATCGCCAGCCTGGAGAAAGTAGCCGAAGAAGTCGTAGCCAAATGGGGACAGATCGATATTCTATTGAACATTGCCGGTGGCAATATGCCGGGAGCTACTCTTGAGCCAGATCAGCACTTCTATGATATGGATATCTCTTGCTGGGAAAAAGTGACTAATCTGAATATGAATGGGACAGTCTATCCGTCTATGATATTCGGTAAAGTAATGGCAAAACAAGGCAAAGGATGTATCATTAATGTATCCTCAATGGCAGCATACAGCGCTATCACCCGTGTACCGGGATATTCGGCTGCAAAAACTGCCGTAGCCAATTTCACTCAATGGCTGGCAAGCGAAATGGCACTTAAATACGGTGATGGTATCCGTGTAAATGCTATTGCACCGGGTTTCTTCATCGGCGATCAAAATCGTCGTGTGCTTATCAACCCAGATGGTACACTGACAGATAGAAGCAAGAAAGTATTGGCTAAAACTCCAATGAAACGTTTCGGTGACATCAAAGAGTTGAATGGTGCAGTGCATTTCCTGTGTAGTGAAGCCGCTAGCTTCGTAACCGGAGCAATGTTACCTATTGATGGTGGTTTCAGTGCATTCAGCGGAGTTTAA
- a CDS encoding transposase — protein sequence MEELKKKYTPYTESERMSYIREYLSTSETKYQFAKRTGICRRLLILWLEKYHINDKVMNTEQPSLSKASDESLNELEKELAALRAENRKLQRALQEESLRHEACEELINLAESTYHIKVRKNSDAK from the coding sequence ATGGAAGAATTAAAAAAGAAGTACACTCCTTACACAGAATCTGAACGAATGTCTTATATTCGTGAGTATTTATCGACTTCCGAAACGAAGTATCAGTTTGCTAAGCGTACCGGTATTTGCCGACGTCTGCTGATTCTTTGGCTCGAAAAGTATCATATAAATGATAAAGTTATGAATACAGAACAGCCCTCTTTAAGCAAAGCCTCTGATGAGTCTCTCAATGAACTGGAAAAAGAACTCGCTGCATTGCGTGCCGAAAACCGCAAACTTCAGCGTGCCCTTCAGGAGGAAAGTCTTCGTCATGAAGCTTGTGAGGAATTGATTAATCTTGCGGAGTCAACCTATCACATCAAGGTTCGAAAAAACTCCGATGCCAAGTAA
- a CDS encoding IS3 family transposase has protein sequence MRGSLQFLCDYFGITRQGYYKHVNRKKEIDILTSSIVLYCNELRKLMPKAGMRELYACCLRKFGVRMVIGRDQCYNIFRANGLCQRVRHVRPKTTNSNHNYYIYPDLLNVTPKFVADTFGSMVVADITYVATCQGWAYLSLLTDAGSRAIVGYALCKTLEAEGPLKALRMAMDFYNRYNVDLNNLIHHSDRGVQYCSNLYVGMLKKHHINISMTQCGDPLHNALAERMNNTIKNGWLFDCTDDSFEQLDKRIADAIYAYNYVRPHQGIQMRTPMEYIRKCSGKVAEVPLVGTGAPAPILMDYASEF, from the coding sequence ATGCGCGGCAGTCTGCAGTTCCTCTGTGATTACTTCGGCATAACCAGACAAGGTTATTATAAGCATGTCAACAGAAAAAAGGAAATAGACATCCTCACATCAAGCATTGTGCTGTATTGTAATGAGTTACGTAAACTTATGCCTAAGGCTGGTATGCGTGAACTCTATGCATGCTGCCTCCGCAAGTTTGGTGTCAGGATGGTCATTGGGCGTGATCAATGCTATAATATTTTTCGTGCTAATGGCCTGTGTCAACGTGTCAGGCATGTGAGACCAAAGACAACAAATTCCAATCATAATTATTACATTTATCCGGACTTGCTGAATGTCACTCCTAAATTTGTAGCTGACACATTCGGTTCAATGGTTGTAGCGGACATAACCTATGTTGCCACGTGCCAGGGATGGGCTTACCTGTCCCTTCTTACCGATGCGGGCAGTCGGGCCATAGTCGGATATGCCCTGTGCAAAACACTCGAAGCGGAAGGTCCTTTAAAGGCACTGAGGATGGCTATGGACTTTTACAACAGATACAATGTTGATTTGAATAATCTGATACACCATTCTGACCGGGGAGTGCAATACTGCTCAAACCTGTATGTAGGTATGCTCAAGAAACATCATATTAATATCAGTATGACTCAGTGTGGGGATCCGCTACATAATGCTCTGGCTGAACGGATGAATAACACGATCAAGAATGGGTGGCTTTTTGACTGTACAGATGACAGCTTTGAACAATTGGATAAACGTATAGCCGATGCCATATATGCATACAATTATGTTAGACCGCATCAAGGCATACAAATGAGAACTCCGATGGAATATATTCGTAAATGCAGTGGAAAGGTAGCTGAAGTCCCGCTCGTCGGGACGGGTGCTCCCGCCCCTATTCTTATGGATTACGCAAGCGAATTTTGA
- a CDS encoding glycoside hydrolase family 97 protein → MNVNRMKKRILLLLLVIPALVKAQDVMTETRQELTSPDGAYRFTFYQRAVGEDNAQMYYTLTYKNRPVIEESKLGVLIENQLFESALGIPNDTCHFWCENLKLTGTEHQKTDEIWKPVYGERAEVRDCYNEMTLKFKKGEGKGNQDGGYDKRKNYFMNIIVRAYNEGVAFRYHFPEMTNGLFLHIVGEQTSFTMPEGTMAYYERWAQGPYELRPLKGWGKEESERPLTLKLPDGLSVALLEAEMVDYVRGKFRLSAEKPSTLETSLYSSVDIISPYSTPWRVIMVGERPVDLINNNDLVLNLNPACKLADTSWIKPGKVFRSGDLKQDRVKAAIDFAAERGIQYVHMDAGWYGPEMKMSSDATTVSPDKDLDIPALCKYAESKGIGLMVYVNQRALVQQLDILLPLYKKWGLKGIKFGFVQIGNQRWSTWLHDAVRQCGEYDLMVDIHDEYRPTGFSRTYPNLMTQEGIRGNEEMPDATHNTTLPFTRYLAGAGDYTLCYFNNRVKNTKAHQLAMAAVYYSPLQFMFWYDRPEFYQGEEELEFWKAIPSVWDDSRALDGEIGEYIVQARRSGNDWFVGAMTNTEARTITLTTDFLEPGKKYMLHLYEDDDKLNTRTKVRSTHKKIKAGDKLVLKLKANGGAALHFTPLKK, encoded by the coding sequence ATGAACGTAAATAGAATGAAGAAAAGAATTTTGCTTTTGTTGTTGGTGATACCGGCATTGGTAAAAGCGCAAGATGTGATGACAGAAACCCGTCAGGAACTGACGTCTCCTGATGGAGCTTATCGTTTTACCTTTTATCAACGTGCGGTGGGAGAGGATAATGCACAAATGTATTATACCTTGACTTATAAGAATCGTCCGGTGATTGAAGAAAGTAAACTGGGTGTTCTGATTGAAAATCAGTTATTTGAATCGGCGTTGGGTATACCGAATGATACTTGTCATTTTTGGTGTGAGAATCTGAAGTTGACAGGGACTGAACATCAAAAAACGGACGAAATATGGAAACCTGTATATGGCGAGCGTGCGGAGGTTCGTGATTGCTATAATGAGATGACTTTGAAGTTCAAGAAAGGGGAAGGAAAAGGCAATCAGGACGGTGGTTATGATAAGCGTAAGAACTACTTTATGAATATCATAGTTCGCGCCTATAATGAAGGAGTTGCTTTCCGCTATCATTTTCCGGAAATGACAAACGGGCTTTTCTTGCATATTGTCGGTGAGCAGACTAGCTTCACAATGCCTGAAGGAACGATGGCGTATTACGAACGTTGGGCGCAAGGACCTTATGAACTTCGTCCGTTGAAAGGATGGGGTAAAGAGGAGAGTGAGCGTCCATTGACATTGAAACTTCCTGATGGATTATCAGTAGCTTTGTTGGAAGCAGAAATGGTGGATTATGTTCGTGGTAAATTCCGTTTATCGGCAGAGAAACCTTCCACTTTGGAGACAAGCCTGTATAGTAGCGTCGATATTATTTCTCCTTACAGTACTCCGTGGCGTGTAATCATGGTTGGCGAACGTCCGGTCGATTTAATTAATAATAATGATCTTGTCTTGAATCTGAATCCGGCTTGCAAACTGGCTGATACTTCTTGGATCAAACCCGGGAAAGTATTCCGTTCGGGCGACTTGAAACAAGATAGAGTAAAAGCAGCCATTGACTTTGCGGCAGAACGTGGTATTCAGTATGTGCACATGGATGCAGGATGGTACGGACCGGAAATGAAAATGAGTTCGGACGCTACTACTGTTTCTCCTGATAAAGACCTTGATATACCTGCTTTGTGTAAATATGCCGAATCGAAAGGAATCGGACTTATGGTGTATGTCAATCAGCGCGCATTAGTGCAGCAGTTGGATATTCTGTTGCCTTTGTATAAAAAATGGGGATTGAAAGGTATCAAGTTCGGTTTTGTACAGATAGGTAATCAGCGTTGGAGTACCTGGCTGCATGATGCAGTTCGTCAATGTGGAGAATATGATCTGATGGTAGATATTCATGACGAATATCGTCCGACAGGTTTCAGCCGTACTTATCCTAACCTGATGACGCAGGAAGGTATTCGTGGAAATGAAGAAATGCCGGATGCCACACACAATACGACTCTTCCTTTCACCCGCTATCTGGCAGGTGCAGGAGACTATACGCTTTGCTATTTCAATAACCGGGTGAAGAATACGAAGGCACATCAGTTGGCGATGGCAGCTGTGTATTACAGTCCTTTGCAATTTATGTTTTGGTATGACAGACCGGAATTCTACCAGGGAGAAGAAGAACTGGAATTTTGGAAAGCAATTCCGAGTGTATGGGATGACAGCCGCGCGTTAGATGGAGAGATTGGTGAATATATCGTTCAGGCACGTCGTTCGGGGAATGACTGGTTTGTAGGAGCAATGACGAATACGGAAGCCCGCACAATTACATTGACTACGGATTTTCTGGAACCGGGTAAGAAGTATATGCTTCACCTGTACGAAGATGATGACAAGCTGAATACACGAACGAAAGTACGTAGTACTCATAAGAAGATAAAAGCCGGAGATAAGCTTGTTTTGAAGCTAAAAGCGAATGGCGGAGCCGCATTGCATTTTACTCCGCTGAAAAAATGA
- a CDS encoding glycosyl hydrolase family 28 protein: MNRLIRIALTFLLVMTSGVIQAEIVIYPVPQGIYYARHNDDYTVKVRQVGEKDWVDLYEYNVKVDMDTKSDATMVQFDFSGKVEVLVQKNNGELRSAVVRPLSKGIQPEIDGNFLLFTLDKPQKLSVEFNGDRLNNLHVFANPIIENVPDKNDPNVMYFESGIHEPTDVAGKCFRIPSNTTVYLEGGAVLKGCLTCDSVENVKILGHGMLLEPQQGISVAYSKNVLIDGITVVNSRHYTVSGGQSQGITIKNLKSFSYQGWSDGLDFMSCSDVVIDDVFLRNSDDCIAIYTHRWNYYGDSRNIRVLNSTLWADIAHPINIGTHGNTKTGDEVLEDILFKNIDILEHDEDDRDYQGCMTINVGDHNLAQNITFEDIRVEHIQEGQLFHLRVMYNQKYNTGPGRGVRNITFRNISCTGKYINPSLMEGYDKNRKVENILFENIMLNGKRIASLEELNIDKKDFVGKIQIK; the protein is encoded by the coding sequence ATGAATAGATTGATACGAATAGCGCTTACATTTTTACTTGTAATGACTTCAGGAGTTATACAGGCAGAAATTGTCATCTATCCGGTGCCACAAGGCATCTACTATGCCCGTCACAATGACGATTATACAGTAAAAGTACGACAAGTGGGTGAAAAAGATTGGGTAGACCTTTATGAATATAATGTAAAGGTGGATATGGATACCAAGTCGGATGCAACCATGGTACAGTTTGATTTTTCCGGTAAAGTGGAAGTGCTGGTGCAAAAGAATAACGGGGAACTCCGTTCAGCAGTAGTGCGTCCACTATCTAAAGGAATTCAGCCGGAGATAGACGGAAATTTTCTGCTGTTCACATTGGATAAACCACAAAAACTCTCTGTAGAGTTCAACGGTGACCGTTTGAATAATCTGCATGTGTTTGCCAATCCGATCATTGAGAATGTGCCTGATAAGAATGATCCGAATGTGATGTATTTTGAGTCCGGTATACACGAACCCACAGATGTGGCAGGCAAATGCTTCCGTATTCCTTCCAACACGACTGTCTATCTGGAAGGTGGAGCGGTGCTGAAAGGTTGCCTGACTTGCGACAGTGTAGAGAATGTAAAGATTCTCGGACACGGTATGTTGCTTGAACCGCAGCAGGGAATATCGGTGGCATACTCCAAGAATGTACTGATTGATGGAATTACAGTTGTCAACTCCCGTCACTATACAGTTTCCGGTGGACAATCACAGGGAATTACTATCAAGAATTTGAAATCATTCAGTTATCAGGGTTGGAGTGATGGATTGGATTTTATGTCTTGCTCGGATGTAGTGATTGATGATGTTTTTCTTCGTAATTCAGACGACTGTATAGCCATCTATACGCATCGTTGGAATTATTATGGAGATTCTCGTAATATCCGTGTACTTAATTCTACACTATGGGCGGATATTGCTCACCCTATCAATATCGGTACGCATGGAAATACGAAAACAGGAGATGAGGTTTTAGAAGATATATTGTTCAAGAATATCGATATCTTGGAACATGATGAGGACGATCGTGATTACCAAGGCTGCATGACTATTAATGTAGGAGATCACAATCTGGCACAAAACATCACTTTTGAGGATATTCGTGTGGAACATATCCAGGAAGGACAGTTATTTCATCTTCGGGTGATGTATAACCAAAAATATAACACAGGTCCCGGCAGAGGTGTCAGAAACATAACGTTCCGTAACATTTCATGTACCGGAAAATATATCAATCCTTCTTTGATGGAAGGTTATGATAAGAATAGGAAGGTTGAGAATATTTTGTTTGAGAACATAATGTTGAACGGCAAACGGATCGCCTCTTTGGAAGAACTGAATATAGATAAAAAAGATTTTGTAGGGAAGATACAGATAAAGTAG
- the uxuA gene encoding mannonate dehydratase produces MMEKTWRWFGKKDKITLPMLRQIGVEGIVTALHDVPNGEIWTVEAINDLKSYIESYGLRWSVVESLPVCEAIKYAGAEREQLIENYKVSLANLGKCGIKTVCYNFMPVIDWIRTDLQHPWPDGTSSLYYDRIRFAYFDIRILEREGAEKDYTEEELQKVAELDKVITEAEKDALIDTIIVKTQGFVNGNIKEGDKNPVSIFKRLLALYKDINRDALRENMRYFLSAIMPVCEEYGVNMCVHPDDPPFQVLGLPRIVTNENDIEWFLNAVDNPHNGLTFCAGSLSADEHNDTRELAKKFAKRTHFVHLRSTAAMQGGNFIESSHLTGRGHLIDLIRIFENENPGLPMRVDHGRMMLGDEDKGYNPGYSFHGRMLALAQVEGMMAVVDDEKRRQIIL; encoded by the coding sequence ATGATGGAAAAGACTTGGAGATGGTTCGGCAAAAAGGATAAGATAACCTTGCCGATGCTCCGACAAATAGGGGTAGAAGGGATTGTCACTGCCCTGCATGATGTACCGAATGGTGAAATATGGACAGTAGAAGCTATTAACGATTTGAAATCATACATCGAATCTTATGGTTTACGTTGGTCGGTAGTGGAAAGTCTTCCTGTATGTGAAGCAATCAAATACGCAGGAGCGGAACGTGAACAGTTGATTGAGAACTACAAAGTAAGCCTTGCCAATTTGGGTAAATGCGGCATAAAGACAGTGTGTTATAATTTCATGCCCGTTATCGACTGGATACGTACAGACTTGCAACACCCCTGGCCGGACGGAACCAGTTCACTTTATTACGACCGTATTCGCTTTGCTTATTTCGATATCCGAATCTTGGAACGTGAAGGAGCTGAAAAAGATTACACTGAAGAAGAACTTCAGAAAGTTGCCGAGTTGGATAAGGTTATCACAGAAGCAGAAAAAGACGCTTTGATTGATACGATCATTGTCAAGACTCAAGGTTTTGTTAATGGCAATATCAAAGAAGGAGATAAAAATCCGGTTTCCATCTTCAAGCGGTTACTTGCTTTGTACAAAGATATAAACCGGGATGCTTTGCGTGAAAATATGCGTTATTTCTTATCTGCAATCATGCCTGTATGCGAAGAATATGGAGTTAATATGTGCGTACATCCGGATGACCCTCCATTCCAGGTATTAGGTTTACCACGTATCGTTACCAATGAAAATGATATTGAATGGTTCCTGAATGCCGTAGATAATCCTCATAATGGATTGACTTTCTGTGCAGGCTCTTTGAGTGCAGACGAACATAACGATACACGTGAGTTGGCTAAGAAATTTGCAAAAAGAACTCATTTCGTACATCTGCGCAGCACAGCTGCCATGCAAGGTGGAAACTTCATTGAAAGCTCCCATCTTACGGGAAGAGGACATCTGATTGATCTTATCCGTATCTTCGAAAATGAGAATCCGGGATTACCAATGCGTGTAGACCACGGACGAATGATGCTGGGAGATGAAGATAAAGGTTATAATCCGGGATATTCCTTCCACGGACGTATGCTGGCTCTTGCACAAGTAGAGGGAATGATGGCTGTAGTAGATGATGAGAAAAGACGACAGATAATATTATAA